A window from Flavobacteriales bacterium encodes these proteins:
- a CDS encoding homogentisate 1,2-dioxygenase, with protein sequence MYHTIGKIPRKRHTVFRDKNGLLYHEELFGTEGFSGNSSLLYHIHPPTQIKEIKGEINVAPISAVRNNIQSRRIGSFEIPSEDGFLESRKILFYNDDLALGCAAPTTSMEEYFYKNANSDELLFVHEGGGVLKTQFGQIEFTEGDYLIIPRGVIYKIKFSTPGNRLLVLESNSPIVFPSRYRNRNGQLLEHAPYCERDFRLPSNLESIDQSGEFVIKIKKSGILHTVVYANHPFDVVGWDGYNFPYAFSIHDFEPITGSIHQPPPVHQTFEGNNFVVCSFCPRMFDYHPQAIPAPYNHSNIDSDEVLYYVDGDFMSRKNINKGDFTLHPAGIPHGPHPGTVEKSIGEKRTEELAVMVDPFRPFMLTQEAIDFGDDEYYKSWLK encoded by the coding sequence TTGTATCATACTATAGGAAAAATACCAAGAAAAAGACACACTGTTTTTCGAGACAAAAACGGGCTGCTTTATCATGAAGAACTATTTGGTACGGAGGGTTTTTCTGGGAACTCATCTCTTTTATATCATATTCACCCGCCAACACAAATAAAGGAAATTAAGGGAGAAATAAATGTTGCTCCTATTTCTGCTGTAAGAAATAATATACAATCGAGAAGGATCGGGAGTTTTGAAATTCCAAGTGAAGATGGATTCCTTGAAAGTCGAAAAATTTTATTTTATAACGATGATCTCGCATTGGGGTGCGCAGCACCAACAACATCGATGGAAGAATACTTTTACAAAAACGCTAACTCTGATGAGTTGCTTTTTGTACACGAGGGTGGTGGTGTGCTCAAGACACAATTTGGTCAAATAGAATTTACAGAGGGTGATTATTTAATTATTCCAAGAGGTGTAATTTATAAAATTAAATTTAGTACCCCAGGAAATAGATTGTTGGTGTTGGAATCTAATAGCCCTATTGTATTTCCGAGTCGCTATCGAAATAGAAATGGACAATTATTGGAACATGCTCCTTACTGTGAACGTGATTTTAGGTTGCCAAGTAATCTGGAGAGCATAGATCAGTCTGGGGAATTTGTAATTAAAATAAAAAAGAGTGGCATTTTACACACAGTTGTATATGCTAATCATCCTTTTGATGTTGTAGGATGGGATGGCTATAATTTCCCATATGCCTTTTCTATTCATGACTTTGAACCAATTACAGGGAGTATTCATCAACCTCCTCCAGTACATCAAACTTTTGAGGGAAATAATTTTGTTGTGTGCTCTTTTTGTCCAAGAATGTTTGATTATCATCCGCAGGCTATTCCTGCCCCATATAATCATAGTAACATAGATTCTGATGAAGTACTGTATTATGTTGATGGAGATTTTATGAGTAGAAAGAATATTAATAAAGGTGATTTCACACTTCATCCTGCAGGAATTCCACATGGTCCTCACCCTGGTACTGTGGAAAAAAGCATAGGCGAAAAACGAACTGAGGAATTGGCGGTAATGGTTGATCCTTTTAGGCCATTTATGCTAACACAAGAAGCAATAGATTTTGGAGATGACGAATACTATAAATCTTGGTTGAAATGA